The genomic stretch TATAAATTTTTATTCCTGGAAAGAAAATATGGGAATAATATTGGACTGGTACCACCTTGGTAAGAAGTGCGGGGAGTTGCTGAGTCAAACAATGAACGGTCGGAAATTACGCAATGAAGTTCTCAATAAACTCAAGCCGTTGCTTTGGTACGGTCTCACAGATAAAGCAGTTGAGTTTTTGCGTGAGATCCCGGAGAAGGATATAAAGAACGTTCAATCATTAGAGAAACTCATTGCCTACCTGGAAAGGAACCGACCTTATATCCCCTGCTATGCTGCCCGAAAAGAACTCGGACTTTGTAATTCGAGTGCTGTCGGTGAAAAGGCGAATGATCTGATTGTGTCAGAACGACAAAAACATAATGGGATGAGCTGGACCAAAAAGGGAACAGTGGCCTTGGCTACGATTACTGCCCTTAAGCAAAATAATGAATACAGAAAGTGGTTTGAGGAAAAGGATATTGATTTTAAACTGGCTGCTTAGACTAAAAAATGGCTAACCGCACAGGTTGAAAAATATTCACGAAATGAATAGCAATATGGATTACAAGATGAACATAGTGAACCAACAAAAGAGTATTAGTTTCGCAACATGGAATATCGGTGGAGGTGTACTAGGAGAGTCTCATCAGACAGATGGTAAACCTGCTATTGCCTATTACAGTTCAGTTATTAAAAAATATTTTCCTGACATAATATGCATACAAGAAGGTCACTCTTACAAAACAAATGAGGTAGCACAACCTGAATGGCTGGCCACAGACCTTGGTTACAAATATTTTAAGACATTTGCTCTAAGTGAATCTCATTTGGCGCCAAACGCTTTTTTGAATTTGTCGATTTTGTCAAAATTTCCTCTGTCAAATTTTCTGTTTTCAAAATTTGAGAATCCCAAGTTATCTTCTATTGGCCCTAACGGTGATCAATGGACTCTTTTTGATAAAGGATACTTTTCATGTCTAGTAAAAACACCTTACGGAGATACTACTGTCTTTAACTGCCACTGTTTTCCCTTACATTTTTTTAATGGAAATCCTACAGAGCAGCGTTTTGTCGCAATATGGCGGCAATTATTGAATGTGCTTAAAAAAATGAGGCTCAGTCACCCCGTACTAGCTGCAATTGATCTAAATTCCCCTGATATTACAGGCCTATTATCAGAAGAACTCGATAAAAACAAGTATTTAAATGCGACAATAGACATTCCAACCACAACAAAAGGTGTCCAACAGGATTATATATTACATACTAAAGAGTTTAAGGATATATCAAAAATCATAATTGATACAAAATCAGACCATTCTTACTGCCAGGTTTTTTTCGAAAGAGTCTACACTTAAATATGTATTGGAGTCTTTATGAGAGTTTCACTTATAGGCCCATCAGGGGCCGGGAAGACCACTACTGCGCAACTTATGCAGAAAATGTTGCCAGGTTCAGTTATCTGTTCCATTGCGACACCGCTTAATGAAATACAACATGAATTTTATCGACGGTTACATATACCATCACCCTATCTATCTGGGTCTCAAGATGGAGAAATGTTACAAAAAATAAGAGATATTTTTTTATCTCGTTCGGAAAGTTTTCTTTCAGACGAATTTCACAAAGTGATTAATTCTTTTCCTGACAATTTATCAATTATAAACGATGATTGTCGGTTGAGTATGCATAAAAAGTTATTTAATATGGGTTTTGTTTTTGTTTGGATAGAAGGAGCCCACAGGGAGAAGCGGTCAGACAAGTTCAAGGCAAACGGAACCTCAAACATAAATGACACAATTATTCAAAAGGAACACTGCCTCTTCACCATTAACAACAATGGTGACATAAGTAATCTTTTGGCAAATATTAAATTATTTCTGAAAAACAAAGAGAGATTCGATGGTTAATAAAATAATTGCGAGGTTATCTAGTTTCCGGAACATTGATCCAGAGAATACTCCTGTAGTTATTTCGATAACTTATGATCGTCTAAAGTTAGTTTTGATAAACTTTTTGGTACAGCATGATAAAGCTTCCAAATGGTCCACATATGCAAGTTTGTCAATTGCTTTATGGTTGAATTTATTTGTGGCTGACTTTTCGCCAACCAAAACTCATTTCTTTATAAATGGTGATCAGTGGAAGGCAATATATGTCATTATCGCTATATTCACTTCTATACAGACAATGATTGGACTATTTTATTATTTCAAGCGACCTAAGCTCAATAACATTATTCAAAACATAGTTAACAAATCAGACTCAGCCACTGAAGTTAGAGCGATATTTCTATTGAAACGCATGTGCACAGATTTTGAATATAGGATATTAGTATATCGTGATCCAGTATGGGGGTGCTATATGTTGCCACACTATAATATCTCTGGCCAATCTGCTTTAGAATCAAACGATCCCGTTTTAACCTCCTATATTAGTGGCACTCTCGGTGTCCCACCAAGTGAGATTCTCCTAGAATACTATAGAGGTCTAGATCTTCCTTCTTGGAAGCACTCTGAGTTTCATAAAACCGGAACAATTTACAATTTTTCATTTTATGCTGCTCGAATTATAAGTAAAGGTTCCCAACCAGAATATATACTAGACAAGCAATTCAATCGTAACGGAAAAACATTTCGTTGGATGACTATTTCAGAAATGGAAGCAGATGAAAATACTCGCATAAAAAATATAGATGTAACCAGACATATCGCAGATAATAGTACACCTTTTTTAGGTGCTCCACCAAATTCAGTTTCCTCAGTGTAGCAATACTTTTAAAAGAAAAATATTTTATAATATCAATGATCTACATAGAAAACTTAAAGCGACACGTAAGCAATTGTGCACAGAAATGCTATATAGTTCCGGTCGCACGAGCATGTAACGCAAAATGTGTTTTTTGTGCTACAAGCACCTATAGGCCATCTCAAACAAATGGCTATATGTGTTTAGATAACAAAATATATTCTGTCATTGATACTCTCTATAGGTGTGGTGTCAAAATTTTTGAAATAACGGGAGGGGGGGAGCCAACACTACATCCAAACCTCGAAAATTTAATAAAAATACTTCGTGACAAACATAATGTCAGCATTAAGCTTTATACGAATGGCTCTAATTTGCCAAAAGCTATTTCAATAAACGAGCTTAATATTTCTAGGTGTACAGTTGACCCAGGTTGTAATCAAATTTTAATGAATATAAATCAAGGAAGTCTTCCCTTAAAAAAAATGATCCAACACGCTAGAGGGCTAGGCCATAAAAACATAAGGCTTTCTGTCCCAATCCTGAAAGGAGGCGTGCAGTCAATATCAGACGCAAAAGACTTTATAAAATACGCTGCTAAGACAGTCAACTCCATTGTCTTTCGTCCACTTTACCCCTGTACACCCAATCTTGAAAAGATCAATGTCTCTAACATCGACAATATTAATAATTGGCAAAATTTACTCCAAGAATACGCTGAATATATTGACAATAGGTGCATTATTGAAGTGGATACAGATTCATGTAACAAATCTCACCAACTTATTCTCGGCAGCGACTCTAACTTATATACTGAATGGACGATGTCTAACATGTTTATGGGTCAAAAAAATATTAATACCAATATAAACTTTAAATTTGATTAACTCCTATCTGCTTCTGGTTATGCTCTATGGGTAATAGCAATAACATAAAAAATTTAGCGACTTGCCCTTCACCTGCTCAGCCAATACCCAAAAACGCAACTAGTGTTTTTAAAGGCTTAATATTTGAAGTGTTTCAGTGGAAACAACTTCAATTTGACGAAACTGAGGTGGTGTTTGAAAAAGCACGTCGTCCCGATACTGTCGTCATATTACCTATCCTTGACGATGGACGAATTGTTCTTTGCCAACAAGAGCAGTCTGGGTGTAAGCCATTTATATCTTGCTTTGGTGGGAGAGTAGAAGAGGGAGAAGATGCCACAAATGCAGCCAGACGAGAATTACTTGAAGAAAGTGGTTATGCTGCAAATGAGTTAACTTTGTGGGAAGCTCACCACCCTATAACAAAATTAGAATGGGTTGTTTATACTTTTATTGCAAAGGGGATTACGACTCAAACAAAACCAAAAGTTGAGCCAGGCGAAATGATATCTCCATTTTTTATTACTTTTGATGAGCTTGTCGAATTAAGCTTAGATTCAAAATTTCGTGAGGGACATATAGCTTTCCGGTTATTAAAGGCAAAGTCTTTACCCAATGAAATGAAAAAAATCAGAAAGCTATTTCAACCTTAATCTAACTTGACAATGGAATAATTTTAAAAATGAATCTTATGCTTTCTGAAAACACATGCAATGGTGGCTGGTTAGCTGGCACACTGGTTGACCGAGAGGTTAACAATGGCAATATCATAATTACCCCCTTCTTGAAAGAATGCTTGAACCCCAATTCATATAACTACCACTTAGATAAATACCTAAAACGGTTAACATCGGCTGTTCTAGATTGCAAAATTGAAGACGAGTATGAAGATATCACAATACCAAAGGAAGGTTACATATTACAACCAGGGGAATGTTATCTGGGCTCTACCAAAGAAATATTTGGGTCGAATATCTATGCTGCACTGATTACCGGCAGAAGTTCAGTTGGAAGGAAATTTATAACAAACCATGTAACAGCTGGTTTGATAGATCAAGGATTCTTGGGAAAAATAACATTAGAAATAACTGTTCAAAAACCAACGAAAATTTATCGGTTTATGCGATTTGGGCAAATCTTTTGGTTTACCGTTTTTGGTAACGCCGAATTATATACAGGAAAATACCAAAATCAATCCCACCCAACGACATCCCGGTTACATTGTGACTATCAAAAGGATGGAAAGATCATTTAAAATTCAATAATTAAACCGGCTAAAAGCGCCGAACGAATAAGGTTAGATTGTGCGAGCGCAGCGAGCCACAATCTGAACCGTTTGTTGGACAAGCCCGGCATTATATAGAAAACATCTTTTTTGGCTGAAGGCTGCCTAGTCAGACAGATGGACCGGAAGGCTGTTTTGGAACCGAGAATTTGATCTTTGAAATTGATTTTCCCTATGCATAAAGCTGTAGTCGGTGAAAAATAGTATTTTTTAAGTACAGGTATCCAGCGCCGGTTGAACCGGTTTTTTCGAAAGCTGGCGATGTCGCTTCAGGGTTACATAACCATGCACACCTCCATTTTTATGCGATGCAAACAGCTGGCCGGAGAGGAGGCGGCTTCCTCACCCTAGTCCGAATGATTTTCATTTCCGCCCCGCAGTTCGGGCAGATGATAGCAGCTTTTTTGGGTTGCTCAGCACTGAATAATGTAAACGGGTTGACCCTAAGCACCAGTTGGAGAAATCGGATGAGCTTTTTGCTGCACGGATGCAGAAAACCGTAACAGCGTGCCCTGCGAAACCCTTTGGGCAAGACGTGCAGCATGAGCAGAGAGAGGAATTCTTCTCCGGTCACCTCCCTGGACCTGTATTTGCCGGTTTTGGCGTGAAGATACCTGAAGGTAACCATGCCGTTTTCGCACTTCAGGATATCCTTTTCCTGAATTACGCCCCGGTAGAGATATTTGCCGAGATAGATGATCGCCTTGTCTCCGTTGCCGACGCTCTTGCAGTCGACAACCCACTTTTCCGGGCAATCCTTTGGCAGTTTCAGGCCTTGCTCAACTATGGCCGTAAGCATCTTTGCCCGAAAAACCTTTGCCAAGGCCTTGTGGTTAAAGAGGTATTCAGCCCCCTTTTATGCCACAACCCTGTTTTTTGTTGATGCTTGCTCCGGGCATGACCACATGGATGTGGGGGTGATGATCAAGATTTCTTGCATGGGTATGGAGGATAGCGGTAAATCCCGCTTCTCCGCCGAGTTTTTTGTCATTTGCAGTAAAGGTTTTCAGAGTCTCTTTGACCGAAGCGAACATCTGTGAATAAACGATTTTCTGATTTCTCCAGGCAAGATCCCTGAGTTGAGCAGGCAGGGTAAAGGTAACCAGAAAATAGGGAGCCGGCAGCCGCTTGTTCAGTTGCTTTTCGATCCAGTTGCTGCTTTCATGGTTCTGACAGTGCGGACAGTTTCTATGGCCGCAGGAATGAGGAATATAGATTTCTGTTCCGCATTCATGGTTCGCACACCGCGCAAGCATCTGCAGGCTGTGTTCCGTCCTGCACTTGGCCATGGCCCACAGCGCTTTTTTGTGGCTGGGCAGAACGAAAGCCTGATATTGCGCTAAAAACTGTTCCTTGAATCGATTAATAATCGTGGAGAGCAAAATCATTTGACGCCCTCCCAAGTGATATCAAAGGTATCGGTCAGGGAGTTGACGGCCTGACGGGCGTTGCTGTTGGTGACAGCGGTAAGATGGGTATATCGGGATGTGGTCAGGATGCTGACATGACCGAGTATCTGTTGGAGTTCAACAAGGTCAACCCCGGCTTCCAACATATGGGTGGCATAACTGTGGCGCAGGGAATGGCATGAGATTTTTTTATGTTGAGCTGTCCAACCACAGCCTTCATGGCAGCTTGAATACCTCCTCGATTTAAAGGCGTTTCAACCAAGTGGACGTTTTTCAGTCCCCGTTTCCTGTTTGGAAAGAGGAATTTGGGGTGCTGGTGAACGGACCAGAAATTTCTTAGAATCTGAAGGGTTTTTTCAGGCAAAGGAACCAGCCTGTCCTTGTTGCCTTTGGCGTCGCGAATGTGGACCCGCATATTGCTGGCGTCAATGTCGCTTGTTTTCAGGGCAATGCCCTCGCCGAGGCGCAGCCCCAGTGAGTAGGCTGTGAAAAAAAGACCTTGTAGCTCAGTTTGCCGGTGGCGGCAACCAGTTGATGGAGCTGCTCGACCGTGAGAATATCTGGAATCCTTGAAACCTTGGGCGGTTTGATCAGGGGATATCCTCCCAGGTTCTGTTCAGCACCCTGGAATAAAAGAACTTCAGCCCATACAGGTCGAGCTTGACTGCGCTCCATGAGCGACAATCCAAAAGTTCGTTAAAGTAATCAAGGAGCTGGTCGGATGTGAGATTGTCGATTTGACACTCGAAATAATTGCCGATTCGCCTGATCGACCGTGAATAGGCATCAATGGTCTTTGGTTGTAAGCCGTTAAGTTTCAGATGTTTGATATGTTTTTGATAAAGCAGATTGAAGTGTGGATCGCTTGGCATCGTGCAGTTCATTGTAACCTCCTCTGTGTAATAATAGGATAATGGCAGTGCACTTGCATTGCCGTTATACTATTATTGCAAAAGATATAGGCTGCTACAAGATATTCACCGCAGAGGTGGATGTACGGGGTTTGTCTGCCGCGTAGCGGCTTCGTCCAACAATTACATTCACGCTGACCCGTAGCCCTGAGAGTAAAAGGGTAGAGTAGAGCACTGATTCAGCAGTGACCTTGGCCCTTCTAAAGACGCCTCGCCGAGTAATTAAGGAGTAATTAAGGGACAGACCACCTTTCTCTTCCCTATTTGCCATTTCATCACAATAGGGTATTGTAACCTCATACTAAACAAACCGCCCGAAACTTCCTGCAACAAAATAACAGAGCCGACAACCCTATGTCCACCAAAGAACGCTACATCAACCTCTTCACCGATTACGGATTCAAAAAAATCTTCGGCGAAGAACCCAACAAGAACCTGCTTCTCGACTTTCTCAACGAGCTACTCAGGGAGGAACAGGGAGAAATCAAGGAGCTGACCTACCTAAAAACCGAGCAACTCGGCGACACCGACATTGATCGCAAGGCTATCTTCGATCTCTACTGCGAGAATGAGCAAGGCGAGAAATTCATTGTCGAGCTCCAGAAGAGCAAACAAAATTTCTTCAAAGATCGCGCCCTCTACTACTCCACCTTCCCCATCCGCGAACAGGCGGAACGGGGCGACTGGAATTTCAAACTTAAGGCCGTCTATACCGTGGCGATTCTGGATTTCGTCTTTGATGAGGACAAGAACACACCAGAAAAATACCGCTATGATGTTAAGTTGACAGATACTGACACCAACCGGGTGTTTTATGATAAACTAACCTTCATCTACTTGGAAATGCCCAAGTTCACCAAGAGCTTGGACGAGTTGGAAAGCCGGTTTGACAAATGGCTCTATGTTATCAGAAACCTGAACCGACTGGAACGGTTACCAGACACCCTACGGGAACAGGTTTTTGAGCAGCTTTTTGATACGGCGGAGATTGCCCGTTTTACCCCGGATCAAGTGCGCTCCTATGAAAAAAGCCTGAAGTATTATCGCGATATGAAAAACTCGCTGGATACGGCCTTTGATGACGGTAAAGAGGAAGGGAGAGCAGAAGGGAAAGAAGAAGGAAGAACAGAAGAAAAAAGGCAGGTCGTCATCAACGGGCTGCAACAGGGACTTGAGATAAAAGTGATCGCTACCTTGACGGGATTATCTGTTAAAATTATTGAGAAAATATCCAGGGAACTTTCAGAGGAAGAATCAGAGGAAGAATCAAAAGGGTCAGGGTCAAATTAAATTTTGCACAAGAATACGATAAATTATAGACTTACCACACAACGTCATCTAACCAATTGAAAACTCAATGCCCCGACTCCCGAGAATATCTCCCACAGGCATACCGGTTCCTGTCATCCAACGTGGCAATAATCGTCAGGCCTGCTTTGTTTCCGAGGAAGATCACGGAGCATATGCAGGTTGGGCTCAAGGAGTATTCCCAGAAATATAGCGTGGAAATCCATGCCTGGGTAATGATCATATTCACCTCCTCTGTACCCCCCGCTAAGACGGCGGAATAAGCCAAATGATGCAGTCCCTGGGGCGTCTACTTCAATTTTGCCTCCATCCGAGTTATGTACGCCGCACCGGGAATACCTCTCTTTGGGAGAAAAACCACCGGATCGGCAGAGGTATTATCGTGAGCTTTTTACCCATCACGTCGAGGGGCAATTATTGGAAGAGATACGAACCAACACCCACAAGGGTATGGCATTGGGGAATAATCGATTTAAAGAAGAGCTGGCAGCACTGACCGGAAGACGCCTCAAACCAAAAAAAAGAGGGCGGCCTGTGGGGTGGCGAAAAGAGAAAAATTAATTTTACTCTGACCCTTTTTATCTCAACGAGTAGCGGTAACAAGATGAAAAAATTAGGCTTGGGCATACAGGCATTATCAGAATTCATAGATAATCACTTCATCTATGTGGATAAGACTGAGCATATTCACAGACTGATAGACGATGGAAAATACTATTTTCTTTCCCGTCCCCGGCGGTTCGGCAAATCCCTACTGATCAATACGCTTAAGGAGCTGTTTGAAGGCAACCGCAGGCTCTTTCAGGGCTGTTGGATTGAGGAAAGATGGAATTGGCAGCAAAAAAATCCAGTCATAAAAATAGACTTTACCCAGGTCGAATACCGGGAACTGGGCTTGAAAAAGGCCTTGGATCAATACTTACTCCGAACGGCGGAGCAGCACAAGATCACCTTGCAGGCGGAAACCTATGCAGGGAAATTCCTGGAACTGATCAAGACATTGGGGCAGAAATCAGGGACGGTTATCCTGATTGATGAGTATGACAAGCCCATTATTGATTATCTGGAGGCATCAAACATACAGCAGGCCGAAGAAAATCGGGAAATCCTGAAAACCTTTTACGCCGGGGTAAAGGGGCTGGATGAGCATATCCGTTTTTTTCTGCTCACCGGTGTTTCCAAGTTCAGCCGCGTCTCGATTTTCAGCGATCTCAACCACCTCAGAGACCTGAGTATTTCAGAAAGCGGTGCCGGATTGCTCGGCTATACCGAACAGGAAATTCGGGAAAATTATCGACCTTATATCGAAAAACTGGCTGACTGCTTCGGCACCACGGAAGACAGGATCATGGAGCAGGTCAAGACCTGGTATAACGGCTATTCCTGGGACGGCAGAACCTTTGTCTATAATCCCTATTCGACCCTGAGTCTTCTCTCCTCCAGGGCCTTTAAAAACTTCTGGTTCGAGACCGGTACCCCGACCTTTCTGATCAAACATATCAAAGAATCCGGGGTAAAGATCAACGAGTCGCTGAATAAACCAGTGAAAGAAAATGCCTTTAACGCCTATGATATCGAGAACCTCAACACCACCGCCATTCTGTTTCAGACTGGTTACCTGACTGTCAAGCAATGGGACCGGCTGGAAAACACCTATGTTCTGGATTTCCCCAACCGGGAGGTGAAGGAGTCATTCCTTGATTTTATGGTGAAAAACTATGCTGACAGCTCTGCCGAAGAGATGGGGCATATTGTCGCGGTGCTGACCGAGGCCTTGCGGATAAACGATATCCGCCGGTTTTTCGAGGCCATGCAGGCCCTGTTTAGCTCCATCACGTCGAAACAGCTGGAAAAAGTAAAGGCGTACGAGGGGTTTTATCATTCGATCATCTATATAACCCTGAAGATGCTCGGGGTTCGGATCGACTGCGAGGTGCAGTCCAGCTTCGGGGCCACTGATGCGGTGATACAAAACGAGGAGTATATTTACGTTATTGAATTCAAGATGGGAACCGCTGAGGAGGCCCTGCGGCAGATCAAAGAAAAACGCTATTGCGCTCCGTTTGCCGCTGATGAACGGACGGTTATCATGGTTGGGATTGGCATTGACAAAGGGGTTCGGAATTTAACGGATTTTGTGACGGGACCTGTGGATCGGGGTGCTGAAAAAACAGGCAATTAGGGGGAAGCTCCCAATTGCTAGGCGACAGCGGAAATCTCCGCATGGGTTGACCGGGATGTGTCATGAGAGTGTTAATTTTACTCTGACCCTCTTTATAGACCCTCTTTATACTCTTTATAAAAAGAAAGATCGGAAGAATCAGCAGAAACATAAGGTTTCTTTTGATGAAGCCCGAACAGCTTTCCTTGATGAGAATGCCCTTCGGTTCTTTGACCCTGATCATTCTGAAGATGAAGATAGGTTTATCATGTTGGGTATGAGTTTTAGGCTTCGCGTTCTTATTGTGTGTCACTGTTACCGAGAGAATGATTCGACAATCCGTATTATCTCAGCACGTAAGGCGGACAAACATGAGCAAAAGGACTATTGGAGATGAGCAATGAGAGAACATTATGATTTCAGTAAAATGAAGGGAGAGAAAAATCCTTACACCAAGCAATTGAAGCAACCAGTAACCATGCGTCTGGACAAGGCTACTGTGACGTATTTCAAATCTTTGGCCGCAGAGCTTGACATGCCGTACCAAAGCCTGATCAATCTCTACCTGAGAGACTGTGCGCTGCATCATAGAAAACTTCAGCTCAAGTGGGTGTCTTAATCAGAGAACTATAAGATGTCATTCCGCCGACTCGGAAAATCAAAGAGGTCAGACTCGATTGATTTTGTCAAGACAATCAATTCAAATGGGTATAGGGCCAGCCCCCAATTTACCGGCCTGGAAAATCTGTCCCTTTTTAACTTTGTTTTTTTGCGTAGAAAGTGGAGATTATGAAAACTCTTTTTAACCACCGTTTTTTGTTCCTGTTCCTGTATTGCCTAATAATGTCATGCGGTATTGATCTGTGTTGGGCGGCTGATGCGGTTGTCTTGGATGTACAGGGCCAGGTTACGGTAATTGCCGGGAATCAGACAGAGCCGGTGCATTCCGGTCAGGCTCTTACTACCGGTGATCAATTGCAAAGTCAGGGTGGAACCGCAAAAATTATATTTGCTGATGGCCAAATACGTACCTTAGAGGTCGGCAAAACACTTCAAATAGCAGCACCGCCCCAGACGACTCAGGCTGATAGCGTTACTGCAAAGGTCATCAGGTCCCTTGCCGAACTGACGCATAAGTCGCAGGAACCAACACGAAAAGCCACAGTTCGGGCGGCACTGCGACGTATTCCCGTCTCCCGTCCTTGTAACACGGCTATTCTGCCAGATAAAATACGGATAACTTGG from Candidatus Electrothrix communis encodes the following:
- a CDS encoding endonuclease/exonuclease/phosphatase family protein; amino-acid sequence: MNIVNQQKSISFATWNIGGGVLGESHQTDGKPAIAYYSSVIKKYFPDIICIQEGHSYKTNEVAQPEWLATDLGYKYFKTFALSESHLAPNAFLNLSILSKFPLSNFLFSKFENPKLSSIGPNGDQWTLFDKGYFSCLVKTPYGDTTVFNCHCFPLHFFNGNPTEQRFVAIWRQLLNVLKKMRLSHPVLAAIDLNSPDITGLLSEELDKNKYLNATIDIPTTTKGVQQDYILHTKEFKDISKIIIDTKSDHSYCQVFFERVYT
- a CDS encoding radical SAM protein; protein product: MIYIENLKRHVSNCAQKCYIVPVARACNAKCVFCATSTYRPSQTNGYMCLDNKIYSVIDTLYRCGVKIFEITGGGEPTLHPNLENLIKILRDKHNVSIKLYTNGSNLPKAISINELNISRCTVDPGCNQILMNINQGSLPLKKMIQHARGLGHKNIRLSVPILKGGVQSISDAKDFIKYAAKTVNSIVFRPLYPCTPNLEKINVSNIDNINNWQNLLQEYAEYIDNRCIIEVDTDSCNKSHQLILGSDSNLYTEWTMSNMFMGQKNINTNINFKFD
- a CDS encoding NUDIX hydrolase — its product is MGNSNNIKNLATCPSPAQPIPKNATSVFKGLIFEVFQWKQLQFDETEVVFEKARRPDTVVILPILDDGRIVLCQQEQSGCKPFISCFGGRVEEGEDATNAARRELLEESGYAANELTLWEAHHPITKLEWVVYTFIAKGITTQTKPKVEPGEMISPFFITFDELVELSLDSKFREGHIAFRLLKAKSLPNEMKKIRKLFQP
- the dcd gene encoding dCTP deaminase; this encodes MNLMLSENTCNGGWLAGTLVDREVNNGNIIITPFLKECLNPNSYNYHLDKYLKRLTSAVLDCKIEDEYEDITIPKEGYILQPGECYLGSTKEIFGSNIYAALITGRSSVGRKFITNHVTAGLIDQGFLGKITLEITVQKPTKIYRFMRFGQIFWFTVFGNAELYTGKYQNQSHPTTSRLHCDYQKDGKII
- a CDS encoding transposase → MLTAIVEQGLKLPKDCPEKWVVDCKSVGNGDKAIIYLGKYLYRGVIQEKDILKCENGMVTFRYLHAKTGKYRSREVTGEEFLSLLMLHVLPKGFRRARCYGFLHPCSKKLIRFLQLVLRVNPFTLFSAEQPKKAAIICPNCGAEMKIIRTRVRKPPPLRPAVCIA
- a CDS encoding transposase zinc-binding domain-containing protein → MILLSTIINRFKEQFLAQYQAFVLPSHKKALWAMAKCRTEHSLQMLARCANHECGTEIYIPHSCGHRNCPHCQNHESSNWIEKQLNKRLPAPYFLVTFTLPAQLRDLAWRNQKIVYSQMFASVKETLKTFTANDKKLGGEAGFTAILHTHARNLDHHPHIHVVMPGASINKKQGCGIKGG
- a CDS encoding site-specific integrase produces the protein MNCTMPSDPHFNLLYQKHIKHLKLNGLQPKTIDAYSRSIRRIGNYFECQIDNLTSDQLLDYFNELLDCRSWSAVKLDLYGLKFFYSRVLNRTWEDIP
- a CDS encoding Rpn family recombination-promoting nuclease/putative transposase, giving the protein MSTKERYINLFTDYGFKKIFGEEPNKNLLLDFLNELLREEQGEIKELTYLKTEQLGDTDIDRKAIFDLYCENEQGEKFIVELQKSKQNFFKDRALYYSTFPIREQAERGDWNFKLKAVYTVAILDFVFDEDKNTPEKYRYDVKLTDTDTNRVFYDKLTFIYLEMPKFTKSLDELESRFDKWLYVIRNLNRLERLPDTLREQVFEQLFDTAEIARFTPDQVRSYEKSLKYYRDMKNSLDTAFDDGKEEGRAEGKEEGRTEEKRQVVINGLQQGLEIKVIATLTGLSVKIIEKISRELSEEESEEESKGSGSN
- a CDS encoding AAA family ATPase, with translation MKKLGLGIQALSEFIDNHFIYVDKTEHIHRLIDDGKYYFLSRPRRFGKSLLINTLKELFEGNRRLFQGCWIEERWNWQQKNPVIKIDFTQVEYRELGLKKALDQYLLRTAEQHKITLQAETYAGKFLELIKTLGQKSGTVILIDEYDKPIIDYLEASNIQQAEENREILKTFYAGVKGLDEHIRFFLLTGVSKFSRVSIFSDLNHLRDLSISESGAGLLGYTEQEIRENYRPYIEKLADCFGTTEDRIMEQVKTWYNGYSWDGRTFVYNPYSTLSLLSSRAFKNFWFETGTPTFLIKHIKESGVKINESLNKPVKENAFNAYDIENLNTTAILFQTGYLTVKQWDRLENTYVLDFPNREVKESFLDFMVKNYADSSAEEMGHIVAVLTEALRINDIRRFFEAMQALFSSITSKQLEKVKAYEGFYHSIIYITLKMLGVRIDCEVQSSFGATDAVIQNEEYIYVIEFKMGTAEEALRQIKEKRYCAPFAADERTVIMVGIGIDKGVRNLTDFVTGPVDRGAEKTGN
- a CDS encoding CopG family antitoxin; protein product: MREHYDFSKMKGEKNPYTKQLKQPVTMRLDKATVTYFKSLAAELDMPYQSLINLYLRDCALHHRKLQLKWVS